The following are from one region of the Salvia splendens isolate huo1 chromosome 2, SspV2, whole genome shotgun sequence genome:
- the LOC121769540 gene encoding protein DOWNY MILDEW RESISTANCE 6-like — MATKIISGTKFSSLPASYIRGESERPKLAEVDVLDNIPLIDLSCADETLLIQQIGQACREYGFFQAINHGVSKEAVNRIVAVSHELFGLSVEEKMKLYSDDPSKTMRLSSSFNVTKETVHNWRDYLRLHCHPLEKYTPEWPTVPSCFKEVVSSYCKEIRELGLRLEEAISLSLGLEKDCLKTILGGEEQAQHMALNYYPACPEPELTYGLPAHTDPNAVTLLLQDMEVAGLHIRHDGKWLAVKPHPDALVINIGDQIQAVSNGRYKSVWHRAVVNAHKPRLSVASFLAPSEAARIRAPAEEGRGNEYREFSYDEYYKTFWSGDLDDKHRLELFKN, encoded by the exons ATGGCTACTAAGATTATCAGCGGCACCAAATTCTCGAGTCTGCCGGCGAGCTATATCCGCGGCGAGTCAGAAAGGCCGAAGCTCGCCGAAGTTGATGTGCTCGATAACATTCCTCTCATCGACCTCAGTTGCGCAGATGAAACTCTACTCATCCAACAAATCGGTCAAGCCTGCCGCGAGTATGGCTTCTTTCAG gCGATTAATCATGGAGTATCGAAGGAGGCGGTGAATAGGATCGTGGCAGTGAGTCACGAGTTGTTCGGGTTGAGCGTGGAGGAGAAGATGAAACTATATTCGGACGATCCTAGTAAAACGATGCGGCTGTCCTCGAGCTTCAACGTGACCAAGGAGACCGTTCACAACTGGCGCGATTATCTCCGCCTCCATTGCCACCCCTTGGAAAAATATACCCCTGAGTGGCCCACTGTCCCCTCTTGTTTCAA GGAGGTTGTTAGCAGTTACTGCAAGGAAATCAGGGAACTGGGGCTGAGGCTGGAGGAGGCGATTTCGTTGAGTTTAGGATTGGAGAAGGATTGTTTAAAAACGATATTAGGAGGGGAGGAGCAAGCGCAGCACATGGCCTTGAACTACTACCCGGCTTGCCCGGAGCCGGAACTCACCTACGGATTGCCGGCGCATACGGATCCGAACGCGGTGACCCTCCTTCTGCAGGATATGGAGGTGGCGGGGCTCCACATTCGCCACGACGGCAAGTGGTTGGCGGTGAAGCCGCACCCGGACGCCTTGGTGATCAACATCGGGGATCAGATTCAGGCGGTGAGCAACGGCAGGTACAAGAGCGTGTGGCATCGGGCGGTGGTGAATGCGCATAAGCCGAGGCTGTCGGTGGCCTCGTTCCTGGCGCCGTCGGAGGCGGCGAGGATCAGAGCTCCGGCGGAGGAGGGGAGAGGGAATGAGTATAGGGAGTTCAGCTATGATGAGTATTATAAGACGTTTTGGAGTGGGGATTTGGACGACAAGCACCGCCTCGAGTTATTCAAGAACTAG
- the LOC121792573 gene encoding uncharacterized protein LOC121792573, with amino-acid sequence MNPSKIEEDLLHHLGPSPHHHHFLDPQSQPSIHDDAFSLAEIDLFRDAEGGSRSSSDAEIPLPPSNGTVQFHNPNLPNHPSFKRPINQTPFCISPEPHISSQFYTFNKESHALMIQCLIDGRLATPEEIRAATPPPVLSSWRSVWKDRNEDTAYLTAWKRIQDKLNVHVSESATSITGNSSHFLCFKNNSSQSVSHVDQWQDIVMLYHGDTEFKHLGLKETVERIKQVWTVGAKFYGIPESYIRTCVSACPICSDESSGCAPRSKRRRFEYTESFDVPAKEVPSQLQKLAAKHKVVLCIRQKYIRFKPFKAEVKDYACHRAGEPASSKKSHMLKREPYASKRCGCGFRIRAIVPISKYNEKDKTFVYEEEGTAVFKLYAVHSGHEPGPLDGNARIMHRMVGHKGGLLMDQENVYGMAEDGENESFGYLGKDSGDLQHSVFQQVQEVRSELGLLEVRLGKIPPSLLGSVSRELFDIVNKLRNVADDGSKSVGLLSEKQHQHLDDVLVVEHDLPDWVDDHHTRIYGDGKDADVIEDDEDSFGRTLGEVASWERMRTECRNEKDLLGESCKEEKWLKCGGFDQKGILGCSNHKLTKPLRHAESIDPDVGLAGIQVDGFYPENPKWFDSPCGLDPGADCEDGGFRPGEIV; translated from the coding sequence ATGAATCCTAGCAAAATTGAGGAAGATCTCTTACACCACCTTGGCCCATCGCCGCACCACCACCACTTCTTGGACCCGCAATCGCAGCCCTCAATCCACGACGACGCCTTCTCCCTCGCCGAAATCGACCTCTTCCGCGACGCCGAAGGCGGAAGCCGCTCGTCCTCCGACGCCGAAATCCCTCTCCCACCATCCAACGGCACCGTTCAATTTCACAACCCTAATTTGCCAAATCACCCCTCTTTTAAGCGGCCGATTAACCAGACTCCGTTTTGCATCAGCCCTGAACCGCATATTTCCTCCCAATTCTACACTTTCAACAAGGAATCGCATGCTCTTATGATTCAGTGCTTAATTGATGGCCGATTGGCCACGCCGGAGGAGATCCGAGCCGCGACTCCGCCTCCTGTGCTCTCCAGTTGGCGGTCGGTGTGGAAGGATCGGAACGAGGACACAGCCTACCTGACGGCGTGGAAGCGCATTCAGGACAAGCTCAATGTCCACGTGTCGGAATCCGCTACTAGCATAACCGGTAATAGTAGCCATTTTCTTTGTTTCAAGAACAATTCAAGTCAATCTGTTTCGCATGTTGATCAGTGGCAGGACATAGTCATGTTATATCACGGTGATACGGAATTCAAACACTTAGGGTTGAAAGAAACTGTAGAGAGAATTAAGCAGGTGTGGACTGTAGGGGCAAAATTTTATGGCATTCCTGAGAGTTACATTAGGACTTGCGTGTCTGCTTGCCCTATTTGCTCTGATGAGTCTTCTGGGTGTGCTCCAAGGTCTAAGAGGCGTAGGTTTGAATATACCGAATCTTTTGATGTGCCCGCCAAGGAAGTCCCATCACAATTGCAAAAATTGGCTGCCAAGCATAAGGTTGTGTTGTGCATACGACAGAAATATATTAGGTTTAAGCCATTTAAGGCAGAGGTCAAGGACTACGCATGTCATAGAGCAGGAGAGCCAGCTTCctcaaaaaaatcacatatgcTGAAGAGAGAGCCGTATGCGTCTAAGCGGTGTGGGTGTGGCTTTCGTATTAGGGCAATAGTTCCAATATCAAAATATAATGAGAAGGATAAGACATTTGTCTATGAGGAAGAGGGGACAGCTGTCTTTAAGCTTTATGCGGTGCATTCGGGACATGAGCCAGGGCCCTTGGATGGAAATGCTAGGATTATGCATCGAATGGTTGGACATAAAGGGGGACTGCTGATGGATCAAGAGAATGTATACGGAATGGCTGAAGATGGGGAAAATGAGAGTTTTGGGTACTTAGGGAAGGATTCTGGAGACTTGCAACATTCAGTTTTCCAGCAGGTGCAGGAAGTGAGGAGTGAATTGGGGTTGCTTGAGGTTAGGCTTGGGAAAATTCCACCTTCACTGTTAGGTTCTGTGTCTCGTGAACTCTTTGATATCGTGAATAAGCTTAGAAATGTTGCTGATGATGGTTCGAAGTCGGTTGGGTTGCTTTCAGAGAAGCAGCATCAGCATCTGGATGACGTGTTGGTGGTGGAGCATGATTTGCCTGATTGGGTGGATGACCACCACACTAGGATCTATGGTGATGGCAAGGATGCAGATGTTATAGAAGATGATGAGGACAGCTTTGGGAGAACTCTTGGTGAGGTTGCTTCTTGGGAACGGATGAGGACAGAGTGTAGGAATGAGAAGGATCTTCTTGGTGAGTCTTGTAAAGAGGAGAAGTGGTTAAAATGTGGTGGTTTTGATCAGAAGGGGATTCTTGGCTGCAGTAACCATAAACTGACCAAGCCCTTAAGGCATGCTGAATCAATAGATCCAGATGTTGGTCTTGCGGGTATACAGGTAGATGGATTCTACCCTGAAAATCCTAAATGGTTCGATTCTCCTTGTGGACTGGACCCGGGTGCTGACTGCGAAGATGGTGGATTCAGGCCTGGGGAGATTGTATAG
- the LOC121792576 gene encoding 65-kDa microtubule-associated protein 3-like: MISLDYTGKKKNMNSGAAKQHSSSASISHHSGSAALRKALSPLSSLCSNVIIQQEDKNTKNGAVQDAESGGYKTPVAATATKRYTANDESRTPKRVPIPVAATPPTASSPMRTAMTPFTPSVRATQQVEYSYEERRAGFAVAKALSLVDV, encoded by the coding sequence ATGATTAGTCTCGACTACACAGGTAAGAAGAAAAACATGAATAGTGGGGCAGCTAAACAGCATTCCAGCAGTGCATCAATCTCACATCACAGTGGATCAGCAGCGTTGAGGAAGGCCCTCTCTCCCTTGTCTTCACTATGCTCCAATGTGATTATTCAGCAGGAGGATAAGAACACCAAGAATGGGGCGGTCCAAGACGCTGAGAGTGGGGGTTACAAAACTCCGGTGGCTGCAACGGCAACGAAGAGGTATACTGCAAATGATGAGAGCAGAACACCAAAGAGAGTGCCAATTCCAGTGGCAGCCACTCCTCCAACAGCGTCTAGCCCAATGCGGACAGCGATGACCCCATTCACGCCGAGCGTTCGTGCAACTCAACAAGTGGAGTACTCGTATGAGGAGAGAAGAGCTGGCTTTGCTGTTGCTAAGGCACTCTCCCTTGTTGACGTTTAG